The segment CCCGCCGAGCTCGTCCGCCTCGGTGCTGCGGTAGTTCTCGACGTCCATGTCGACGTCCACCTCCCAGTTCATCTCCTGCTCGCCGCTCTCGCCGGCCAGGTTGACCAGCCCGGAGGGGTCGGCGTTCTCCGTGTAGATCAGGGTGAAGGACTCCTCCTGGCCGTCCCAGGAGCAGATGAGGTACCGGGCGTCGGCGTACGCCTCGAACTCGCCGGAGTCCTCCTGGACCTGGGCCCCGAAGGGAAGCAGGTCTCCCGCGGCCTCGGCGGCGCCGGCCTCCGCGCAGGACTCGGGGAAGCCGTAGGAGGCGGCCTCCTCCTCTCCCTCCTCGTCCTCGTCGTCCTCAGCGTCCGCGTCCTCGTCGTCGTCGCCGGAGAACCAGCCGACGATCGTGTCCCACCAACTGTCGTCGGATTCCGCGTCCTCCTCCGGGGACTCCTCCTCGGTCGGCTCGTCCTCCGCGTCAGGGTCCTCGGTCTCCTCCGGGGACTCCTCCTCGCTGGGTTCGTCGGACGACTCGTCCTCGGTGGGCTCGTCGGAGGCGTCGTCATCGTCGCCGGAGAACCAGCCGACGACCGTGTCCCACCAACTGTCGTCGGAGTCCCCGTCGGACTCCGAGTCGGCGGTCTCGGTGGACTCGTCGGTGGAGTCCGCCTCGTCGCCGGTGTCCGACGTCGCGTCGTCGGCTGCTTCCTGTGCGCCGTCAACAGCCTCGTCAACGGTCTCCTGTGCTCCGTCGACGTCAAGGGAGCCGTCGTCGGAACAGCCGGCGAGCAACGCACCGGCTGCGACCACCGCACCGGCACGCAACGCGTAGCGGTGCAGCGAAGGGGAGGGGGTGACACGCATGGGGACGACCTCTCGGGGACAGTTCGAGCGTGCAGGGTCGCGGCCAGCCGCGACTGACACAGGCACGGTAGCAAGCCAGGCTACCCGTCGCAGCAGACCCATCCCCGGGCCCACCTCCAGGCACAGAAAAAGGGACGTTCACCTGGGCGAACGTCCCTGACGGCGGTGGAGGTGGGATTTGAACCCACGGAAGGTTGCCCTTCACTCGCTTTCGAGGCGAGCGCCCTCGGCCACTAGGCGACTCCACCGCAGACCACTCTACCTGAGCCGTCGGGCGGAGAAGAACGAGAAAAGGAGTCGGGAACAACGTTCCGCGGTGTCGGGGGAGATGAGGTCGGGGGGGATGACTTCGAGCTGGTGGTTGAGGCGGGGATCACGGACGATGTCCCACAGGGAGCCCGCCGCGCCGGCCTTGGGATCGCGGGCGCCGTAGACGAGGGTCTCGATCCGGGCGAGGACGAGGGCACCGGCGCACATGGCGCAGGGTTCCAGGGTGACGGCGAGGGTGCAGCCGGTCAGGCGCCAGTCGTCCCGGGCACGGGCCGCGGCGCGGAGGGCGACCACCTCGGCGTGGCCGGTTGGGTCGTGGGTGTCCTCTCGGTCGTTGCGGCCCACCCCGATCACGGTGCCGTCTGGGTCGAGAACCACCGCGCCGACCGGGACCTCGCCCTGGTCGGCGGCGGTCTCGGCCTCGGTCAGGGCGCGCGTCATCGCGGCGTCGAACCGGGCCCGGCGGACCCCGGGGCCGGTTTCGGTCACCCCAGGGAGTCCAGCGCGCGTTGGAAGGCCTGGGGGAAGCCCAGTCGTTCGGAGATGCTGGCGAGGACCTCGTCGGGGTAGAGGTCGAGGTCGCCGGCGAGGGCACCGAGTTCCATCTCGTCCACACCGAGGTCGGCGAGGATGGAGAGGTCCCCGGCGGGAAGGACCTGGTCCAGTTCCTCGTCGTCGGGGAGGTCGATGTCGAGGTGGTCCAGTACGTCGCGGGCCATTTGCCAGTCGAGCGACGCGGTCACGTCGGACAGGAACAGCGCGACGCTGTCGTGGCCGTAGGAACGGATCAGCACGAAGAAGTCGTCGCCGATCGCGACCATTCCGATCGCGCCACTGATACTTGGTTGTTGCCGCAGAGCGTGGAGGAGTCCCCGAAGGTCGTGGGTAAGAGCCACGGGGAGGAGATCGACGTCCCATTGGTTCTCTTCGCGGTAGGCGACCGCCGCGAAGTCCGTGGGGACGTCCTCACTCATGTCGGGTTCCGTCATCGCTATCCCGCCTGGCTGGTTGTCGAGAGGCCAGGATTGCAGATCCTCGGGGAGGGCGTCACGGTACCCGCTGGAGAACTCGTCGCCGGTGGCGTCGTCACGAAAGCCGTCTGAGTCAAAGGTGTCGGGGCGCACGTGCCTATTACAGCCGACTTTGTGGCGCGGCGGGAAGTCGTGGCGAAACAGGGCACCGCGACCTGCGTCGGAGCCATGGATCGGTGCCCCACTCCGCGGTGGTCACGAAGGAGGGCTTGGGTAGGCTGCTGCGGACGCTCATCACCGATGTGATCCCTGACCGCATCCCCGACCGAACGGCCTGCCATGGAAGCACTCACTGTTGACCATCCGCTCGTCGCGCACAAACTCGCCGTGCTGCGTGACGTCAACACCGACTCCCCGACGTTCCGCCGGCTCACCGACGAACTCGTCACACTGCTGGCCTACGAGGCCACGCGCGACGTCTGGGTCTCGGATGTCACGGTGGAGACGCCACTCGGTCCGGCCCCGGGGGTGCAGCTCAGCCGTCCCGCGCCGCTCGTGATCCCCATCCTGCGTGCCGGGCTGGGAATGCTGGACGGGATGACGCGTCTGCTGCCCACGGCCGAGGTCGGGTTCCTGGGGATGGCCCGGGACGAGACCACGCTGCGGCCCGCGACCTACGCGGACCGACTGCCGAAGAGCCTCACCGGCCGGCAGTGCTACGTCCTGGACCCGATGCTCGCCACCGGCGGCACGCTCGCCGCGTCCCTGCGGCTCCTGCTCGACCGCGGCGCGGACAAGGTCACGGCGATCTGTCTGCTGGCGGCCCCCGAGGGGATCCGTGCGCTGGAGGAGGAACTGAGCAACGTCGACCGCGAGGTGGACGTCCGCGTGGTCACCGCGGCGGTGGACGAGCGCCTCAACGACCAGGGCTTCATCGTGCCCGGCCTCGGCGACGCCGGCGACCGTCTCTACGGCTGCGCCTAGGGGGTTGAGGCCCGCGGCGTTGACGTCGCGGGTTCGCCAGTTCCCGCATGTGAGCGGATACGCTCACAGTGAGGGCTATGTAGACCGGGCCGGCCCCGAAATCGTGCGGAGGAGACAACGGTGAATCCTGGCGGCGACATGAACATGCAGGCGCTGCTGCAGCAGGCGCAGCAGATGCAGCAGCAGCTGATGGACGCCCAGCAACAGCTCTCCGAGGCCAAGGTCGAGGGATCCGCGGGCGGCGGGCTGGTGAAGGTGACGGTGAACGGGCAGCGCGAGGTGCTGGACGTCACGATCTCCCCGGAGGCCGTCGACGCCGATGACGCCGAGGACACGGCGCAGACCATCGCTGACCTCGTGCTCGCCGCGATCCGGGACGCGGAGCGCGCGGCCGAGGAACTGCAGCAGGAGAAGATGGGTCCGTTGGCCGAGGGCCTCGGCGGCGGGGGCATGCCCGGCGGTATGCCCGGCCTCCCCGGCTTCTGACGAGGGACGCCGAGCATGTACGAAGGTGCGGTCCAGAACCTGGTGGACGAGCTCGGGCGGCTGCCGGGCGTGGGCCCCAAGAGCGCGCAGCGCATCGCGTTCCACCTGCTGGCCGCGGACGAGTCGGACGTGCGTCAACTCGTGGACGCGCTCGTGCAGGTCAAGGAGCGTGTCCGGTTCTGCACGGTGTGCGGCAACGTCTCCGAGGAGGAGCAGTGCCGTATCTGCCGTGACCCCCGGCGCGACCCGGCGGTGATCTGCGTCGTGGAGGAGTCCAAGGACGTCGTCGCCATCGAGCGCACGCGCGAGTTCCGGGGGCGCTACCACGTCCTCGGCGGCGCGATCAGCCCGATCGACGGGGTGGGGCCGGACGATCTACGGATCACGGAACTGATGGCGCGGCTCCCCGGAGTGACGGAACTCATCATCGCCACCGACCCCAACCTCGAGGGTGAGGCGACCGCGACCTACCTCGCTCGGCTGGTCCAACCGATGGACCTCAAGGTGACCCGTCTCGCCAGCGGATTGCCGGTGGGCGGGGACCTCGAGTACGCCGACGAGGTCACGCTCGGGCGGGCGTTCGAGGGGCGTAGGACGGTGGGCCAGTAGCTCCCGCCCTGGTCACAGGGTGGGACGTCGTCGACGCCGGTTCACGCCTCGATTGGGTCCCCTGACTACACTTGACGGTTGGCTGTCTGTATCCAACCTCCAGGAGCGTCGAGCTGTGGCTCTGATTGTGCAAAAGTACGGTGGTTCCTCCGTCGCGGACGCGGCGGCCATCAAACGAGTGGCACAGCGGATCGTCGCGCAGAAAAAGGCGGGATACGACGTCGTCGTCGCTGTCTCGGCGATGGGCGACTCGACCGATGAGCTACTCGACCTGGCCGAGCAGGTCGCTCCGCTGCCCCCTGGGCGCGAGCTCGACATGTTGCTGACCTCGGGCGAACGCATCTCCATGGCCCTGGTCGCGATGGCGATCGGCAACCTCGGTTACGAGGCGCGGTCCTTCACCGGATCGCAGGCAGGGGTCATCACCACCTCGCTGCACGGCAACGCCAAGATCATCGATGTCACGCCAGGACGGATCCGGGAGGCGCTGGACGACGGAGCGATCGCGATCGTCGCCGGCTTCCAGGGTGTGTCCCAGGACAGCAAGGACATCACGACACTCGGTCGTGGGGGCACTGACACCACGGCCGTGGCTCTCGCCGCGGCGCTCGACGCCGACGCCTGCGAGATCTACACCGACGTCGACGGCGTGTTCACCGCGGACCCGCGCATCGTCCCGACTGCACGTCGGATCCCGGAGATCTCCAACGAGGAGATGCTGGAGATGGCTGCCTGCGGCGCCAAGATCCTGCACCTACGGTGCGTGGAGTACGCGCGGCGGTACAACATCCCGATCCATGTGCGGTCGTCGTTCAGTCAGAAGCCGGGCACCTGGGTGCTCCCGCACGTCGAGGAAAGCGAAGGCATGGAACAACCGATCATCTCCGGAGTCGCACACGACCGGAGCGAAGCCAAGATCACCGTCGTGGGCGTCCCCGACCAGGTCGGTGAGGCCGCCGCGATCTTCCGCACGCTCGCCGAGGCGGAGATCAACATCGACATGATCGTGCAGAACGTGTCCGCCGCGGGTACCGCGCGGACCGACATCTCCTTCACACTGCCCACCTCCCACGGTCAGATCGCGCTCGCCGCCCTGAAGAAGATCCAGGAGCAGGTCGGGTTCACCTCGCTGCTCTACAACGACCGGATCGGCAAGGTCTCGCTGGTCGGCGCGGGGATGCGTTCCTACCCGGGGGTCACCGCCCGGTTCTTCGACTCCATCGCCGGCGCTGGCGTGAACATCGAAATGATCTCGACCTCGGAGATCCGGATCTCCGTCGTCGTGGCGGAGGAGGAGGTGGACGCCGCCGTGGGCGCGGCGCACACCGAGTTCCAGCTCGACGCTGACCAGGTCGAGGCGGTTGTGTACGGAGGGACCGGACGATGAGCGAGAAGCTTCCCACCCTGGCCGTCGTCGGTGCCACCGGCGCCGTCGGCAGCGTCATGCTGGGCATCCTGTCCAGCCGCGAGAACGTGTGGGGGGAGATCCGTCTGGTCGCCTCCGCTCGGTCCGCGGGCAAGCGCCTCACCGTCCGTGGTGAGGAGGTCGAGGTCCAGGCGCTCACGCCTGAGGTGTTCGACGGCGTGGACGTCGCCATGTTCGACGTTCCCGACGAGGTGTCGGAGCAGTGGGCGCCGGTCGCGGTGTCGCGGGGTGCGGTCGCCGTGGACAACTCCGGGGCCTTCCGCATGGACCCCGAGGTTCCGCTGGTCGTCCCCGAGGTCAACGCCGAGGCGACCCGGAACCGGCCGCGCGGGATCATCAGCAATCCCAATTGCACCACGCTCTCCATGATCGTGGCTCTGGGCGCGCTGCACCGCAACTACGGTCTCAAGGAACTCGTCGTCGCCTCCTACCAGGCGGCGTCGGGCGCCGGCCAGGAAGGCATTGACGTCCTGCGGGACCAGTACGCGACGGTCGCGGCCGACCGCACACTCGGTGACGAGCCCGGCGACGTGCGGGAGGCGGTCGGAGAGCTGGGTCCGTTCCCGGCTCCGCTCGCGATGAACGTCGTGCCGTCGGCGGGGTCGCTCAAGGAGGACGGCTGGTTCTCCGAGGAACTGAAGGTCCGCAACGAGACCCGTAAGATCCTCGACCTGCCGGACGTCCGCGTCTCGGCGACCTGCGTCCGGGTGCCCGTGATCACGACGCACTCCCTCGCGGTGCACGCGGTCTTCGAGCAGGAGCTGACGGCCGACGCCGCCCGCGGCGTCCTGGAGGCGGCGCCCGGTGTCAGCGTCCTGGACAACCCGGAGAAGAACGAGTTCCCCACGCCCGCCGACGTCGTGGGCACCGACCCCACCTGGGTGGGGCGCATTCGGCGTTCCCTGGACGACCCGCGGGCGCTGGACCTCTTCCTGTGCGGGGACAACCTGCGTAAGGGCGCCGCGCTGAACACCGCGCAGATCGCCGAGGTCGTGGCCAAGGAGTTCACGGGCTAGGACGTGGTGAGGGCATTCGGGGGCTGAGACTCAGTCGGTAGACGAGTTCACATCCCTCGGGTGCCGCCACCAGGTGTGACGTCTCCACGGGCCGCTGGCCGCTGAAGTGGGTACGTTCGATCACCAGCGCGGCCTGCCCCGGCTCCGTGCCGAGCAGCTCCGCCTCCGGCTCGCGTGCGGGCCGTACCGTGACACACTCCAAGACCCGGTCGACCACCGTGCCCGCTCGGGCCAGCCGGTCGACCGGGTTCTCGTCTGTCGAGGCGTGTAACGGCGAGTGGTTGGTCCCCCGAGTGAGCGCGGTCGGCTCCCACGAGGTGTGGATCATGACCGGGATCTCCTCGGAGCGTGCGAGATGACGGGTCCGGTAGAGCGACTCGCCCACCCGGACGTTCAGCCGCGCCGCCTCGGCCGGGGCCGCCGCGATCGTCGTCGCTCCCAGGTGTTCGCCGAGGAACGTCCCCATGGGCCCGGTGTCACTGCCGGTGCGGGGCAGACGGTGGGCCATCGGTCGGCGCCGCACGTAGTACCCCGAGCCGGGACGGCTCTCCACGAGCCCCTCGGTCATGAGGAGCCGTAGCGCGTGCCGGGAGACCTGTTCGCTGACGCGGTGGCGTACCGCCAACTGGGCGCGAGAGGGGAGCCGGGTTCCCGGGGGGAGCCGGCCCTCGAGGATCGGGCGGCGGAGGGACTCCGCCACCATCAGGTACCGCGGTGAGCTTGTCTCCATGGCTAGCCCGGCGGCGCGGGCGGTGACGCCATCGATCTGTGGATCCTGCGCTGTTCTGCCGCCCTTTGATCACAGCGCAGTGGATAACGCAACCCCATGAGCTCTAGTAAAGCAGTGACAGGGGCGTTCACGTGGCCGAACGCCAGCATGGGTGTACCAACCGCGCTGGTGGCGTTCCTGGGCCGTCCGTTCGGCCCACGGTCAACGGAGTACGCGGTGGGTCCGACTCCGGGCGAGGACGATCAGGCGAAACTACGTTGTGTCACGTTAAAGTGCTTTGGGTAAGCATAGATCGACAATGGTCGACTTTGGGGGGATTGCCGTGGATGGTCCGGGGCAGGGGTACAACGAAGGGCTGGCGTTCTTCAGCGGACTGTTCGCCGTGCTGGCCGGCATCGCGCTGCTGGCACTCATCGTCCTGGTGATATGGGCCCTGGTGTCCATTCTCGCCCACAAGGACCTCACCGGCGGCGGCAAGCTGCTCTGGGTGATCGGAGTGCTCTGGGTGCCGCTGTTCGGTGCCGTCGCGTGGTTCGTCGTCGGCCGCAAGGGCAATATCAACCGATTGCTCGGGATCGACAAGGGGCGGGGCGAGGGAACAGCCCCTTCCGGGCCACAGACGAGTGGCCCGAGCGGGTCCGGGGGAGTCGTTCCGCCCAGTCCCGCGTGACGGGATCCGCGGAAGCGGGAGCGTGCGCGGCACGCTCCCGCTTTCTCGTGTTCCTGGATGGTGGTGGCCGTTCCGTACGCCGGTGAACCGGGGCGGACGGCCACCACCCCGTCACAGCACGATGCGCATCGGGTTCTCCAGCACCTCGACCAGGTCCTTGAAGAACACGGCCGCGGTGGCGCCGTCCACCGAACGGTGGTCGATGGAGAGGTCCATCGAGATCACGTCGCCGAGGACGATCTCCCCGTCCTTCGCCACCGGCTCCTGGCGCAGGGCGCCCACGGCCAGGATTCCGGCCTCGGGCGGGTTGATGACGGCGGAGAAGCTCTCGATGCCGTACATACCGAGGTTGCTCACACTGAACGTGCCCCCACTCATGTCCTGTGGGGTGAGCTTCCCGTCGCGGGCCTTGCCAGCCAGCTCCCGCGTCCGAACCGCAATCTGCGAGAGCGGCGTCCGGTCGGCGTCCCGGAGAACCGGGACCACGAGCCCGCCCTCGACCGCGACGGCCACACCGATGTTGATGCGGTGGTGCCGCAGCAGTCGCCCGTCCACCCACGACGAGTTCATCTCGGGGTTCAGACCGATGGCGACCGCCGTCGCCTTCACGATGAGGTCGTTCACGCTGACCTTCACGCCGGTGTCGGCGAGCTGCGCGTTGATCGTGGCCCGCAGGGCCTTCAACGGGCCGGCGTCGATCGTGCGCCGCAGGTAGAAGTGCGCACCTCCTGCTTGGCCTCCGTCATCCGCCGCGCGGCGACCCGACGGATGTTGTTCGGCTTCAGCTCCTCCGAGGCGCGACCGTCGTCGAACTCCGGCTGTGCCTGGGCCGCGGGGGCCGGAGCCGCGGCGGGTGCGGCTGTGCTCGCCGGCGCGGCTGACTGCTGTTTCGCGGCCGCCTCGATGTCGGCGCGCACGACGCGACCCTTGGGGCCGGACCCCTGGACCTGCTCGATGTCGAGGCCGTACTCACGGGCGAGGCGGCGCGCCAGCGGGGACGTGCGGGTCCGCTGGGATGCTGGGCCCGCCTGTGCGGGCGCCGTGGCCGGCGCCTGGTCCTGCCCGGTGGTCTGCTCGGCGGGCGCTTCCGCGCTCTCGGGGGCGGGGGCGGTGCTGGCCGCGCCGTCGGCGCCGCTGGTGGCCGCCGGGGTGGGCGAGCCGCCAGAGTCCGGCACCGCGTCGGGCGAGTCGCCGAGGACACCGATCACGGCGCCGATCGCGACGGTGTCGCCCTCGTTGACCGACTGTTTGACGAGGTAGCCCTCGTCATAGGCCTCGTACTCCATCACGGCCTTGTCGGTCTCGATCTCCACCAGGACGTCGCCCGGGGACACCTTCTCGCCGACCTGCTTCTGCCAACTGCTGATGACCCCCTCCTCCATGGTGTCGGAGAGGCGCGGCATGTAGATGTCGGTCATCGATTCTCCCTCACGCAACCCGCCGGCCGACGGCACGAAGAGTTTCCCGGACAACGGTGGTCACCGACTCGGCGGACGGCAGGGCGGCCGTCTCCAGCGGCTTGGCGTAGGGCAGCGGCACCTCAGCCATCGCCACGCGCCGAACCGGCGCGTCCAGCCAGTCGAACGCACCTTCCTGAATGGTGGCCGCGATCTCCGCTCCGATCCCGTAGGTCAGCCAGTCGTCCTCGGCGACGACGGCACACCCGGTCTTGCGGACCGAGGCGACGATGGTGTCGCGGTCCAGCGGGCGCAGGCTGCGCAGGTCGACGACCTCGACGCTGATGCCCTCCTCCGCCAGGGTCTCGGCGACCTGGTTGGCGATCATCGCCATCCGCGAGTAGCCGATCAGCGTAATGTCGGTGCCCTCGCGGGTCACGGCGGCGCGCCCGATCTCGGCGACGGACTCGTCGTCGTCGGGGACCTCGCCCTTGCTGTTGTAGAGACCGAGGTTCTCCAGGAACAGCACCGGGTCGTCGTCCCGGATCGCGGCCCGGATCATCGCGGCCGCGTCCGCCGGGGTGCTCGGCGCGAGCACCTTCAGCCCGGGAACGAACGCGTAGTACAGCTCGATGTTCTGCGAGTGGGTGGCGCCCAGTTGCTGACCGCCGCCGCCCGGAGTGCGAATGACCATCGGCACGGGGGTCTGGCCCCCGAACATGCCGTAGATCTTCGCGGCGTGGTTCACGATCTGGTCGAGGGCCAGGAGGGAGAAGTTGATCGTCATGACCTCCACGACGGGCCGCAGTCCCGTCATGGCGGCGCCGATCGCGGCACCGACGAACCCCTCTTCGGCGATCGGTGTGTCGCGGACGCGCCGCTCCCCGAACTCCTTCAGCATCCCCTCGGTGATCTTGTAGGAGCCCTCGAAGACCCCGATCTCCTCGCCCATGAGGAGGACGTTCTCGTCGCGCCGCATCTCGCCGCGAATCGCCTCGCGCAACGCCTGGCGGTAAGTGATTACAGACATGCCCGTTCCTTCCCTTACTTGGCCGGCGTGGTGGTCTCGGCGAACACCGGGTCGGCGGGCATGCGCCGCGACTCGTTGGGCACGGGGGTGGCGTAGGTGTAGTCGAACAGGGTGGAGACGTCCGGGTGCGGGCTGTTCTCCGCGAAGTCGGCCGCGTCGGTCACCACTGACTCGATCTCCTCGGCGATCT is part of the Spiractinospora alimapuensis genome and harbors:
- a CDS encoding GntR family transcriptional regulator, with product METSSPRYLMVAESLRRPILEGRLPPGTRLPSRAQLAVRHRVSEQVSRHALRLLMTEGLVESRPGSGYYVRRRPMAHRLPRTGSDTGPMGTFLGEHLGATTIAAAPAEAARLNVRVGESLYRTRHLARSEEIPVMIHTSWEPTALTRGTNHSPLHASTDENPVDRLARAGTVVDRVLECVTVRPAREPEAELLGTEPGQAALVIERTHFSGQRPVETSHLVAAPEGCELVYRLSLSPRMPSPRPSP
- the upp gene encoding uracil phosphoribosyltransferase translates to MEALTVDHPLVAHKLAVLRDVNTDSPTFRRLTDELVTLLAYEATRDVWVSDVTVETPLGPAPGVQLSRPAPLVIPILRAGLGMLDGMTRLLPTAEVGFLGMARDETTLRPATYADRLPKSLTGRQCYVLDPMLATGGTLAASLRLLLDRGADKVTAICLLAAPEGIRALEEELSNVDREVDVRVVTAAVDERLNDQGFIVPGLGDAGDRLYGCA
- a CDS encoding aspartate-semialdehyde dehydrogenase; protein product: MSEKLPTLAVVGATGAVGSVMLGILSSRENVWGEIRLVASARSAGKRLTVRGEEVEVQALTPEVFDGVDVAMFDVPDEVSEQWAPVAVSRGAVAVDNSGAFRMDPEVPLVVPEVNAEATRNRPRGIISNPNCTTLSMIVALGALHRNYGLKELVVASYQAASGAGQEGIDVLRDQYATVAADRTLGDEPGDVREAVGELGPFPAPLAMNVVPSAGSLKEDGWFSEELKVRNETRKILDLPDVRVSATCVRVPVITTHSLAVHAVFEQELTADAARGVLEAAPGVSVLDNPEKNEFPTPADVVGTDPTWVGRIRRSLDDPRALDLFLCGDNLRKGAALNTAQIAEVVAKEFTG
- the tadA gene encoding tRNA adenosine(34) deaminase TadA produces the protein MTRALTEAETAADQGEVPVGAVVLDPDGTVIGVGRNDREDTHDPTGHAEVVALRAAARARDDWRLTGCTLAVTLEPCAMCAGALVLARIETLVYGARDPKAGAAGSLWDIVRDPRLNHQLEVIPPDLISPDTAERCSRLLFSFFSARRLR
- the recR gene encoding recombination mediator RecR, translating into MYEGAVQNLVDELGRLPGVGPKSAQRIAFHLLAADESDVRQLVDALVQVKERVRFCTVCGNVSEEEQCRICRDPRRDPAVICVVEESKDVVAIERTREFRGRYHVLGGAISPIDGVGPDDLRITELMARLPGVTELIIATDPNLEGEATATYLARLVQPMDLKVTRLASGLPVGGDLEYADEVTLGRAFEGRRTVGQ
- a CDS encoding alpha-ketoacid dehydrogenase subunit beta, whose translation is MSVITYRQALREAIRGEMRRDENVLLMGEEIGVFEGSYKITEGMLKEFGERRVRDTPIAEEGFVGAAIGAAMTGLRPVVEVMTINFSLLALDQIVNHAAKIYGMFGGQTPVPMVIRTPGGGGQQLGATHSQNIELYYAFVPGLKVLAPSTPADAAAMIRAAIRDDDPVLFLENLGLYNSKGEVPDDDESVAEIGRAAVTREGTDITLIGYSRMAMIANQVAETLAEEGISVEVVDLRSLRPLDRDTIVASVRKTGCAVVAEDDWLTYGIGAEIAATIQEGAFDWLDAPVRRVAMAEVPLPYAKPLETAALPSAESVTTVVRETLRAVGRRVA
- a CDS encoding aspartate kinase, encoding MALIVQKYGGSSVADAAAIKRVAQRIVAQKKAGYDVVVAVSAMGDSTDELLDLAEQVAPLPPGRELDMLLTSGERISMALVAMAIGNLGYEARSFTGSQAGVITTSLHGNAKIIDVTPGRIREALDDGAIAIVAGFQGVSQDSKDITTLGRGGTDTTAVALAAALDADACEIYTDVDGVFTADPRIVPTARRIPEISNEEMLEMAACGAKILHLRCVEYARRYNIPIHVRSSFSQKPGTWVLPHVEESEGMEQPIISGVAHDRSEAKITVVGVPDQVGEAAAIFRTLAEAEINIDMIVQNVSAAGTARTDISFTLPTSHGQIALAALKKIQEQVGFTSLLYNDRIGKVSLVGAGMRSYPGVTARFFDSIAGAGVNIEMISTSEIRISVVVAEEEVDAAVGAAHTEFQLDADQVEAVVYGGTGR
- a CDS encoding tRNA adenosine deaminase-associated protein, which encodes MTEPDMSEDVPTDFAAVAYREENQWDVDLLPVALTHDLRGLLHALRQQPSISGAIGMVAIGDDFFVLIRSYGHDSVALFLSDVTASLDWQMARDVLDHLDIDLPDDEELDQVLPAGDLSILADLGVDEMELGALAGDLDLYPDEVLASISERLGFPQAFQRALDSLG
- a CDS encoding PLD nuclease N-terminal domain-containing protein; the protein is MDGPGQGYNEGLAFFSGLFAVLAGIALLALIVLVIWALVSILAHKDLTGGGKLLWVIGVLWVPLFGAVAWFVVGRKGNINRLLGIDKGRGEGTAPSGPQTSGPSGSGGVVPPSPA
- a CDS encoding YbaB/EbfC family nucleoid-associated protein, whose translation is MNMQALLQQAQQMQQQLMDAQQQLSEAKVEGSAGGGLVKVTVNGQREVLDVTISPEAVDADDAEDTAQTIADLVLAAIRDAERAAEELQQEKMGPLAEGLGGGGMPGGMPGLPGF